A portion of the Bifidobacterium sp. ESL0800 genome contains these proteins:
- a CDS encoding ECF transporter S component encodes MTTSNVHGSSAPSQPTKAQTELESRSFSQPASKPIVVSVSRLRWRAADIALGAALGVACGVFFWGFNFAYAWIAPLLRAVLPGITSLFHAFWYFSGPLALLIIRKPGAAMYVDIIGSLTETLFGNQYSFTFVFLSALLQGLFAEVPFAIFRYRKFNLPLSVASGALTAVEYGFYVLLTRLQGVALVSPRGLTHMTCEIIGGILIAGVMSWFLYLAIAKTGALDRFASGRAVRSRK; translated from the coding sequence ATGACTACTTCAAACGTTCACGGGTCTTCGGCACCCTCCCAACCAACGAAGGCCCAAACCGAACTTGAATCCAGGTCCTTCTCCCAACCCGCTTCCAAGCCCATAGTCGTTTCGGTTTCGCGTTTGCGCTGGCGTGCTGCGGACATCGCCCTTGGCGCGGCACTTGGTGTGGCTTGTGGCGTTTTCTTCTGGGGATTTAATTTCGCCTATGCGTGGATCGCCCCGCTGCTTCGCGCCGTCCTTCCCGGCATCACCAGCCTGTTTCACGCGTTTTGGTATTTCTCCGGTCCGCTGGCGCTGCTCATCATCCGCAAACCCGGTGCCGCGATGTACGTCGATATCATCGGCAGCCTGACCGAAACGCTGTTCGGCAATCAGTATTCCTTTACTTTCGTCTTTCTTTCGGCGCTTTTACAGGGATTGTTTGCGGAGGTCCCCTTCGCGATTTTCCGTTACCGGAAGTTCAATCTGCCCCTGAGCGTCGCCTCCGGTGCTCTGACGGCGGTGGAATATGGTTTTTATGTTCTGCTCACACGTTTGCAGGGTGTTGCCCTGGTCAGTCCGCGAGGCCTGACCCATATGACCTGCGAAATCATCGGTGGCATACTCATTGCCGGGGTGATGAGCTGGTTCCTCTACCTTGCCATCGCCAAAACCGGCGCGTTGGACCGTTTTGCCTCCGGCCGCGCGGTGAGAAGCAGAAAATAG
- a CDS encoding aldose epimerase family protein produces MNHQIAKSQRDCNHTFSGADDTDVQPEPKEFIIANASTGMKALLTDYGARLMALYVPNRDGTPVDVALGLGDAKQYENDESCMGAIIGRNANRIKDAQYSIGSHRYVLDANENRNSNHSGPNGYERRIWDCTKADGRSLTFSLFSHDMDQCHPGNFRIKACYTLMDNNELRLDIEGVADKATIANLTTHIYWNLEGEGQGTIDNHLLHIPATGYLPTDAQFVPLAGGARPVAGTPMDFRSPIAIEKAQKRETRNEQLRIGHGYNHTFVFEQAADKGQRKTRKSNQTAETDTGAEKRNIRPAATEYVREGSHDIPAQRLLAQVRAPQSGIGMNVYANSPCILLYTAGFLPPMLGRDGHHYQAASGLCLEPGFAPNAINDTTQISPILQAQEHYRLNVRYQFFDE; encoded by the coding sequence ATGAACCATCAAATCGCAAAATCACAACGCGACTGCAATCACACTTTCAGCGGCGCAGATGATACCGATGTCCAGCCGGAGCCGAAGGAATTCATCATCGCCAACGCAAGCACAGGGATGAAGGCGTTGCTGACGGATTACGGTGCCAGATTGATGGCCCTGTATGTGCCGAACCGTGACGGAACACCGGTCGACGTCGCGCTTGGGCTGGGTGATGCCAAACAGTATGAAAACGACGAAAGCTGTATGGGGGCTATCATCGGCCGAAACGCCAATCGCATCAAAGACGCACAATATTCGATAGGCAGCCATCGATACGTTCTAGATGCCAATGAAAACCGCAACAGCAACCACAGCGGGCCGAACGGATACGAACGCAGAATCTGGGATTGCACGAAAGCAGATGGCCGATCTCTCACCTTCAGTTTGTTCAGCCACGATATGGATCAATGTCACCCGGGAAACTTCCGTATCAAGGCATGTTATACCCTGATGGACAACAATGAACTGCGACTGGATATCGAAGGCGTCGCCGACAAGGCGACCATCGCAAACCTCACGACCCACATCTACTGGAATCTGGAAGGGGAAGGACAAGGAACCATCGATAATCATCTGTTGCATATTCCGGCCACAGGATATCTGCCGACCGACGCACAGTTCGTGCCTTTGGCTGGCGGCGCACGACCCGTCGCAGGAACGCCGATGGATTTCCGTTCACCCATTGCCATAGAGAAGGCGCAAAAACGCGAAACCCGTAACGAGCAATTGCGAATCGGGCACGGATACAACCATACGTTCGTATTCGAGCAAGCCGCAGATAAGGGGCAGCGGAAAACACGGAAATCGAATCAGACTGCTGAGACCGATACAGGGGCCGAGAAAAGAAACATCCGCCCGGCTGCAACCGAATATGTGCGCGAAGGATCCCACGATATTCCCGCGCAACGTCTTCTGGCACAGGTCCGGGCACCACAATCAGGAATTGGCATGAACGTCTACGCCAATTCCCCATGCATTCTGCTCTATACCGCCGGTTTTCTTCCTCCCATGCTCGGCAGAGACGGACACCACTATCAAGCCGCAAGCGGGTTATGCCTCGAACCGGGCTTCGCTCCGAACGCAATCAACGATACAACCCAAATCAGCCCGATTCTCCAAGCCCAAGAACACTACCGGCTCAATGTAAGATACCAATTTTTCGACGAATAG
- a CDS encoding AraC family transcriptional regulator codes for MKPAERNIDNNRSDFYIYTPSRTATSTFFYPLRIGLFRYESGYRQERSSFDSFLLMYIRDGTFTISTHEGTQIARKGDFVLLDCYRFHSYETRTGCEVLWLHFDGTMSRPYFDLIHSRLGTVFIIKNPNRALTRMSNIIDVFHSQSRISEAQMSKYITDILTELVIGTEEQKNTKQRKPHDIDDVLTFIASNLEKPLTVTQLAQNAFMSEYHFIRVFKKETGYTPHAYLLDARMHAAKYRLINSNIPLKQLCAECGFSDTSAFCALFKRKTGMSPMEFRNRSMIKE; via the coding sequence ATGAAGCCAGCTGAACGCAACATCGACAACAATAGGTCGGACTTTTACATCTACACGCCGAGCAGAACGGCGACGTCGACCTTCTTCTATCCGCTGCGCATCGGCCTGTTCCGCTACGAAAGCGGATATCGGCAGGAACGCAGCTCATTTGACAGTTTCCTGCTGATGTATATCAGAGACGGCACATTCACCATCTCGACGCACGAAGGAACCCAGATTGCGCGAAAAGGCGATTTCGTGTTGCTGGATTGCTACCGATTCCACTCCTATGAGACCAGAACCGGATGCGAGGTTCTTTGGCTCCATTTCGACGGAACCATGTCAAGGCCATATTTCGATCTCATTCACTCAAGACTCGGCACTGTTTTCATCATCAAAAACCCAAACCGTGCGCTGACCAGGATGTCGAATATCATCGATGTCTTTCATTCTCAATCCAGGATTTCTGAAGCGCAAATGTCGAAATACATCACCGATATCCTTACCGAACTTGTCATCGGCACCGAAGAACAGAAAAATACGAAGCAACGCAAGCCGCACGATATCGACGACGTACTCACGTTCATCGCCTCGAACCTCGAAAAACCGCTCACCGTCACACAACTCGCGCAGAACGCGTTCATGAGCGAATACCATTTCATACGGGTATTCAAAAAAGAAACAGGCTATACACCTCACGCCTATCTCCTCGACGCAAGAATGCATGCCGCAAAATACCGGCTGATCAATTCCAACATCCCTTTGAAACAGCTGTGCGCGGAGTGCGGATTCTCGGACACCAGCGCCTTCTGCGCCCTGTTCAAACGGAAAACGGGAATGTCGCCCATGGAATTCCGCAACAGGAGCATGATCAAGGAATGA
- a CDS encoding DUF5107 domain-containing protein, translated as MSVTIEDTTLIIPTYEVGQPDRNPEFIEKRVYQGSSGRVYPYPVIETINDECHDKTYKAVIIENEYLKVTVLPELGGRIQYATDKTNGYDFVYRNEVIKPALVGLLGPWISGGIEFNWPQHHRPTTYLPVDYSIEDLADGGKAVLCHDTDQMYGTQVTAKIALHPGKAYIEISAQLYNGTSLPQSFLWWANPAVPVNEHTKTIMPPDVTAVMDHGKRAVSRYPIATGVYYKHDYSDGVDIGRYKNIPVPTSYMAAHSDYDFVGGYDFGKGAGILHVADHHISPGKKQWTWGCGDFGKAWDRNLTDANGPYVELMTGVFTDNQPDFSWLKPFEGKTFTQYFMPYKAVGQVKNASVDAAVNLEVGPEDVLGAAGEKEGVEAQGLSGSQGRVTVYATQVFKDATVTVRSKGGEDLFFRRATLGPNDVFTAEFKTQGMAKSEITVRVCDAGGRELVSYTPLPETIAKMPAPAQAADLPEKIATNEELLLTGLHLEQYRHATYRPDPYYLEGLKRDPMDARINNAYGRLLLRRGDFSDAERHFRKAIKRLTLRNARPYDCEPYYNLGVSLFYQGDCDKAFDAFYKATWDDAQKERALFYMAAIAARRGDFAHALEYADSALTRNTMNIKARALKTYTLRKLGRQEDALRQAEANLKLNEFDFVSGYEAVLLGADSTRLANSMRGFYQNYLQTARDYAFFGALDEALDVLAHSDKNQPMVRYYQGYYLQQSGRTKEAEKAFRAAQAAPSDYCFPNKLEDIAPLSAAMQTTDESKAPYYLGCLYYDKTLSEKAIGLWEHSRDLDPAFPTVHRNLALAYFNKRGDAQSAQKEIEEAYRLDQSDAKVFLECDQLHRKIGWTYGQRLEDFERHPDVVASRDDLTIEYLTVLNQTGHCDLAYRLMGQRRFHPWEGGEGKVTGQYRISLTLLAKDAMAAGQWQKAKELLEQALTYPHNLGEGKLEGQKDNDIHYYLGIVSSHLGDQKASTCQLRQATVGPDEVKGAMYYNDQPAEMILFQGLAHKKLGERGAANARFYRLLDYGEQHLDDEFTMDYFAVSLPDFLIFDNDYQKMNRVHCLYLMGLAYIGLGNQQKAEDFLSQALALDPSHIQANLFADDLERRHTLI; from the coding sequence ATGTCAGTGACCATTGAAGATACGACGCTCATCATTCCTACTTATGAAGTCGGCCAACCGGACAGGAACCCGGAATTCATAGAGAAGCGTGTCTATCAGGGCAGCTCAGGCCGTGTCTACCCATATCCCGTCATCGAGACGATCAATGACGAATGCCATGACAAGACGTACAAGGCCGTCATCATCGAAAACGAATACCTCAAAGTGACCGTGCTGCCCGAACTTGGCGGGCGGATTCAGTATGCGACGGACAAGACCAACGGCTACGATTTCGTCTATCGCAACGAAGTCATCAAACCTGCTTTGGTAGGGCTGCTTGGCCCTTGGATTTCCGGGGGAATCGAGTTCAATTGGCCGCAGCACCACCGTCCCACCACATATCTGCCTGTCGATTACTCAATCGAGGATCTGGCCGACGGGGGCAAAGCGGTACTCTGCCACGATACCGATCAGATGTACGGCACGCAGGTGACGGCAAAAATCGCATTGCACCCGGGCAAGGCCTATATCGAGATATCGGCTCAGCTTTATAACGGTACGTCGCTTCCCCAAAGTTTTCTGTGGTGGGCGAATCCTGCGGTTCCCGTCAACGAACATACCAAGACGATCATGCCACCAGACGTCACGGCGGTGATGGATCACGGCAAGCGAGCCGTGAGCCGCTATCCGATTGCGACCGGTGTCTATTACAAGCACGATTATTCCGACGGTGTCGATATCGGCCGTTACAAGAACATTCCCGTCCCCACAAGCTATATGGCCGCACACTCGGATTACGACTTCGTCGGCGGTTACGATTTCGGCAAAGGTGCGGGCATCCTGCATGTCGCCGACCATCATATTTCCCCAGGTAAAAAGCAATGGACATGGGGATGCGGTGATTTTGGAAAGGCTTGGGACCGCAACCTGACTGATGCCAACGGCCCGTATGTGGAATTGATGACCGGCGTGTTCACCGACAACCAGCCGGATTTCAGCTGGCTGAAACCTTTTGAAGGCAAGACGTTCACGCAGTATTTCATGCCGTATAAAGCCGTCGGCCAGGTCAAAAACGCCAGTGTCGATGCGGCTGTGAACCTTGAGGTCGGGCCCGAGGATGTTCTGGGTGCCGCCGGTGAGAAGGAGGGCGTCGAGGCCCAAGGGCTCTCCGGCTCGCAGGGCAGGGTGACGGTATACGCGACGCAGGTTTTCAAGGATGCCACCGTAACGGTGAGAAGCAAAGGCGGGGAAGACTTGTTCTTCCGCCGTGCGACCCTCGGCCCCAACGATGTGTTCACCGCGGAATTCAAAACACAGGGCATGGCCAAAAGCGAGATAACGGTTCGCGTGTGCGATGCGGGCGGACGGGAATTGGTGTCTTACACCCCGCTTCCGGAAACGATTGCGAAAATGCCCGCTCCGGCCCAGGCCGCCGACCTGCCGGAGAAAATAGCGACCAATGAGGAGCTGCTGCTCACGGGTCTGCATCTTGAGCAGTACCGTCACGCCACATATAGGCCGGATCCGTATTATCTTGAAGGGCTCAAACGTGATCCGATGGACGCTCGTATCAACAACGCCTATGGCCGTCTGCTCCTTCGCCGTGGTGATTTCAGTGACGCCGAGCGTCATTTCCGCAAGGCGATCAAACGTCTGACCTTGAGAAACGCCCGGCCTTACGATTGCGAGCCATACTATAACCTTGGGGTTTCGCTGTTTTATCAAGGTGATTGCGACAAGGCGTTCGATGCCTTCTACAAAGCGACTTGGGACGATGCCCAGAAGGAACGCGCGTTGTTCTATATGGCTGCCATCGCCGCCAGACGCGGGGATTTTGCTCACGCCTTGGAATATGCGGACTCGGCGCTGACCCGAAACACCATGAATATCAAGGCTCGCGCGCTTAAGACGTACACGTTGAGAAAGCTGGGTCGGCAGGAGGATGCCTTGCGGCAAGCCGAGGCCAATCTTAAACTCAACGAATTCGATTTCGTCTCTGGCTACGAGGCGGTCCTGCTTGGTGCGGATTCCACGAGGCTGGCAAATTCGATGAGGGGCTTCTACCAGAATTATCTGCAGACCGCGCGCGACTATGCATTTTTCGGCGCATTGGACGAGGCTTTGGATGTGCTTGCACACAGTGATAAGAACCAGCCGATGGTCAGATATTATCAAGGTTATTATCTTCAGCAATCGGGTCGTACGAAAGAAGCCGAAAAAGCATTCCGTGCCGCGCAGGCCGCCCCGAGTGACTATTGCTTCCCGAACAAGCTGGAGGACATCGCCCCGCTTTCGGCTGCCATGCAGACAACCGACGAAAGCAAGGCCCCGTACTATCTCGGCTGCCTTTACTATGACAAGACGCTGTCGGAGAAGGCGATCGGTCTTTGGGAACATTCACGGGATTTGGACCCTGCTTTCCCCACCGTTCACCGCAACCTCGCGCTGGCCTACTTCAATAAACGGGGCGACGCCCAATCGGCACAAAAGGAGATCGAGGAAGCCTACAGGCTTGATCAATCCGATGCCAAGGTGTTTTTGGAATGTGACCAGCTTCATCGCAAGATTGGTTGGACATACGGCCAACGATTGGAGGACTTTGAACGGCATCCCGATGTTGTCGCCAGTCGCGACGACCTCACCATCGAATATCTGACGGTTTTGAATCAGACCGGTCACTGTGACTTGGCCTACCGGCTCATGGGTCAACGTCGTTTCCACCCGTGGGAAGGAGGCGAGGGCAAAGTCACAGGCCAGTATCGTATCTCGTTGACCCTGCTCGCCAAAGACGCCATGGCGGCGGGCCAATGGCAAAAGGCGAAGGAACTGCTGGAACAGGCCTTGACCTACCCCCATAATCTGGGTGAAGGCAAGCTTGAGGGGCAGAAGGACAACGACATCCATTACTATCTGGGAATCGTCTCTTCGCATTTGGGTGATCAAAAGGCTTCGACTTGCCAATTGCGGCAGGCAACGGTCGGTCCCGATGAGGTGAAAGGGGCCATGTATTATAACGACCAGCCGGCCGAAATGATCCTTTTCCAAGGACTTGCGCACAAAAAGCTTGGGGAGCGGGGAGCTGCCAACGCCCGGTTCTACCGTCTGCTCGACTACGGTGAGCAGCATCTTGACGATGAGTTCACCATGGATTACTTCGCGGTTTCCCTGCCTGATTTCCTTATCTTCGACAACGATTACCAGAAGATGAACCGTGTCCATTGCCTCTACCTTATGGGGCTGGCATATATAGGCCTTGGCAATCAGCAAAAGGCCGAAGATTTCCTTTCGCAGGCTTTGGCTCTCGACCCGAGCCATATACAGGCGAATTTGTTTGCTGACGATCTTGAGCGTCGGCATACATTGATCTGA
- a CDS encoding extracellular solute-binding protein, which translates to MKKMVKVMAIAASVAMLVPMAGCGNSSKGSSSGANDKDVSGKITVWGWGEGMDQLVKGFEKAYPKVKVKYTSTGTASETATGLQNAVAAGKGIPDVSMLQGTDVAQFAIGKSIDDLSAYKAEKFADDYSQGAWRKLQVEGKPFGMPIDSGPMAFFYNKAIFDKAGISDPPQTWDEYYEDAQKIHALGDQYFITNNSGNKDSYSEFNAMIWQAGANPVKVDGENLTLNLTVKDKAIKKVVDFQQKLIDEDLVNTKVGNWTDDWNRSLNDGSDASLAIGGWMPVNLENGAPDQKGNWRVAPMPQWEKGSKMGAEDGGSALVIPTKGDNKNKAAAWKFVEFETHGKGAQIMADTGTFPALKSILDSDAFKNKKDEFFGGQQVNQVLSEAAGYKVSDFTFLPYSAYAQSIYGDFIANAYSKKDKLSNALQQYQDKLVEYGNGQGYSVNK; encoded by the coding sequence ATGAAGAAGATGGTAAAGGTGATGGCGATTGCCGCTTCGGTTGCCATGTTGGTGCCGATGGCAGGTTGCGGAAATTCCAGCAAGGGATCGTCTTCCGGAGCGAACGACAAGGATGTTTCCGGCAAGATCACCGTTTGGGGCTGGGGCGAAGGCATGGATCAGCTCGTCAAAGGCTTCGAAAAGGCGTATCCGAAGGTCAAGGTGAAATACACCAGTACAGGAACCGCATCGGAAACGGCGACAGGCCTGCAGAACGCCGTTGCCGCTGGTAAGGGCATCCCCGATGTCAGTATGCTGCAGGGCACTGATGTGGCCCAGTTCGCCATCGGCAAGAGCATTGATGATCTGAGTGCATACAAGGCAGAGAAATTCGCCGATGACTATTCCCAAGGAGCCTGGCGAAAACTGCAGGTGGAGGGCAAGCCGTTCGGCATGCCCATCGATTCCGGTCCTATGGCGTTCTTCTATAACAAGGCAATTTTTGACAAAGCCGGGATTTCCGATCCGCCGCAGACATGGGATGAATATTATGAGGATGCTCAAAAGATTCATGCGCTCGGCGATCAATACTTCATCACCAACAATTCTGGCAATAAGGACAGCTACAGCGAATTCAACGCGATGATATGGCAGGCCGGTGCCAACCCCGTGAAGGTGGATGGTGAGAACCTGACCCTCAATCTCACGGTCAAGGACAAAGCGATCAAGAAAGTGGTCGACTTCCAGCAGAAGCTCATCGATGAAGATCTGGTGAACACCAAGGTCGGCAATTGGACCGATGATTGGAACCGTTCGCTCAACGACGGAAGCGATGCTTCTCTGGCGATTGGCGGCTGGATGCCCGTCAACCTTGAGAATGGTGCTCCCGACCAGAAGGGCAACTGGCGTGTGGCGCCAATGCCGCAATGGGAGAAGGGAAGCAAGATGGGTGCCGAGGACGGCGGTTCGGCACTTGTAATACCAACCAAGGGCGATAACAAGAACAAGGCAGCCGCATGGAAGTTCGTGGAGTTCGAAACCCATGGCAAGGGTGCGCAGATCATGGCCGACACCGGCACGTTCCCGGCATTGAAGTCGATTCTTGATTCTGATGCGTTCAAGAACAAGAAGGATGAGTTCTTCGGAGGCCAGCAGGTCAATCAGGTGCTTTCCGAAGCCGCTGGCTATAAAGTGAGCGATTTCACCTTCCTGCCTTATAGCGCCTATGCCCAGTCGATTTATGGCGACTTCATCGCCAACGCATATTCCAAGAAGGACAAGCTTTCCAATGCTCTGCAGCAGTATCAGGACAAACTTGTCGAATATGGCAATGGACAAGGGTATTCGGTCAACAAGTAG
- a CDS encoding sugar ABC transporter permease: protein MSFENDSVPKQDGDSVSVPVNGHRVDWRGWKFLWPFVVVFLFVFIVPIVYAVYLSFFQTRMIGGAVFVGFANYLRLFRDGQFWGSVWRVTLFTLVQVPIMLALSALLALALDSMRLHGTRFFRISTFLPYAVPAVVSTLIWGFMYGAKYGLVGSLNGWLGTHLDVLQPSVLLASIGNIVTWEFTGYNMLIFYSSLSTIPHSLYEAASIDGASEWQIVRRIKMPELKGSLAITVIFSIIGSFQLFNEPSIMQNMVPGNAITTYYTPNMYAYNLSFTGGQSNYAAALAIVMAIITMAVAYAVQLNSMKEQMR from the coding sequence ATGAGCTTTGAAAACGATTCGGTTCCAAAGCAGGATGGAGATTCGGTTTCGGTGCCGGTGAATGGTCATCGTGTGGATTGGCGTGGCTGGAAGTTTTTGTGGCCGTTTGTGGTGGTGTTTTTGTTCGTGTTCATCGTGCCGATCGTGTATGCGGTGTATCTGTCGTTCTTCCAGACGAGGATGATCGGGGGGGCGGTGTTCGTGGGGTTCGCGAACTATCTGCGTCTGTTCCGTGACGGGCAGTTCTGGGGTTCGGTGTGGCGGGTGACGCTGTTCACCCTGGTGCAGGTGCCGATCATGCTGGCCTTGTCGGCTTTGCTGGCGCTGGCGTTGGATTCGATGCGGTTGCACGGCACGCGTTTCTTCCGTATCTCGACGTTCCTGCCGTATGCGGTGCCGGCGGTGGTCTCCACGCTGATCTGGGGGTTCATGTACGGGGCGAAGTACGGTCTGGTGGGTTCGCTGAACGGCTGGCTGGGCACGCATCTGGACGTGTTGCAGCCGTCGGTGCTGCTGGCGTCGATCGGCAACATCGTGACGTGGGAGTTCACGGGCTACAACATGCTGATCTTCTATTCGTCGTTGTCGACGATCCCGCATTCCTTGTACGAGGCGGCGTCGATCGACGGGGCCTCGGAGTGGCAGATCGTGCGGCGGATCAAGATGCCGGAGCTGAAGGGGAGCCTGGCGATCACGGTGATCTTCAGCATCATCGGCAGCTTCCAGCTGTTCAACGAGCCGTCGATCATGCAGAACATGGTGCCGGGCAACGCGATCACGACGTATTACACGCCGAACATGTACGCGTACAACCTGAGCTTCACGGGCGGGCAGTCGAACTATGCGGCGGCTTTGGCGATCGTGATGGCGATCATCACCATGGCGGTGGCGTACGCGGTGCAGCTCAACAGCATGAAGGAGCAGATGAGATGA
- a CDS encoding carbohydrate ABC transporter permease: MQTESGVGRLSAAELRAQERAARRAERVRRRRVARDEAAERKRSARSGFSNPDNPRRSWPLTVVVAVFAVYCLFPFVYLLVNATKTQADFTSTFGLGFGHTFALWDNLREVFAYQDGIFGRWLLNTLLYVVVGAGGATLLAIMGGYALAKFRFPGRKAVFAVVIGAISVPGIALAVPQFLLFAKLGLTNTPWAMILPSLISPFGLYLMWIFSEQAVPTELLEAARVDGAGEMRTFFTIALPLLAPGIVTTALFTIVATWNNYFLPLIMLKDADWYPLTIGLNQWKDQASTAGGQAIQNLVITGSLVTIVPLVIAFLLLQKYWQSGLAAGAVKE; encoded by the coding sequence ATGCAGACCGAATCGGGTGTCGGCCGTCTGTCGGCCGCGGAGCTGAGGGCGCAGGAGCGTGCCGCCAGGAGGGCGGAGCGGGTGCGCCGGCGCCGGGTGGCGCGTGACGAGGCGGCCGAGCGGAAGAGGAGCGCGCGCAGCGGGTTCAGCAACCCGGACAACCCGCGCCGCAGCTGGCCGCTGACGGTCGTGGTGGCGGTGTTCGCGGTGTACTGCCTGTTCCCGTTCGTCTACCTGCTGGTCAACGCCACGAAGACGCAGGCCGATTTCACCTCGACGTTCGGCCTCGGTTTCGGCCATACGTTCGCGTTGTGGGACAACCTGCGGGAGGTGTTCGCCTATCAGGACGGGATCTTCGGCCGGTGGCTTTTGAACACGCTGCTCTACGTGGTGGTCGGCGCCGGCGGGGCCACATTGCTGGCGATCATGGGCGGCTACGCGCTGGCGAAGTTCCGCTTCCCGGGCCGCAAGGCCGTGTTCGCGGTGGTGATCGGCGCGATATCGGTGCCGGGCATCGCGCTGGCGGTCCCGCAGTTCCTCCTGTTCGCCAAGCTGGGGCTGACGAACACGCCGTGGGCGATGATCCTGCCCAGCCTGATCAGCCCGTTCGGCCTGTACCTGATGTGGATCTTCTCGGAGCAGGCCGTGCCGACCGAGCTGCTGGAGGCGGCGCGCGTGGACGGGGCGGGCGAGATGCGCACGTTCTTCACGATCGCCCTGCCGCTCCTGGCGCCGGGCATCGTCACGACGGCCCTGTTCACGATCGTGGCGACGTGGAACAACTACTTCCTGCCGCTGATCATGCTCAAGGACGCGGACTGGTACCCGCTCACGATCGGCCTGAACCAGTGGAAGGACCAGGCCTCCACCGCGGGCGGGCAGGCCATCCAGAACCTGGTCATCACCGGGAGCCTGGTCACCATCGTCCCGCTCGTGATCGCGTTCCTGCTCCTGCAGAAGTACTGGCAGTCCGGCCTCGCCGCAGGCGCCGTCAAAGAATAA